The sequence TACAGGCTGAGTTATTAGCTAAGGATAATCCAGAAAATACTTTTATTTTCCAAATAGATAAAAATTCAAATACAGCAATCTTAGAATATGGTGATTTAAATAAATTAAATAATACAGGGATTAAAAAATGGCTATTATTAGGTAATATTGTGACGTATGAGGAACAATCTCTATTCGAAGGAATGACATCGGCAAAACTAGTAGATACGCTTAGTGAAGTAAAGCTGTACCTTAGTCTAAATATTCCGGCTGAAGTTTGTTTCTTTTCTCAGCAAGCCTTAGGACAACTTGCTAATCCTTATGATCCAACTGGTATTGCCAATGAAACTGCAATAAATTTAGCAAAAAGAGCCATAAATAGTACTGTATCAACTTATCAGCAAGAAAATTATCAGTTACCATGGTTTTCATCAGAATATATAAATGAACAATATGTGCTTGCTGCTGATCATAAAAAATTATATCGATTTAATTATAATAATGAAATAAAACAGTTATATATTAACAATATTCCTATTGAACAAAGTTTGTTAATGGATATTGTGACAGAGAAAATTGATCTCAATAATCAAAGCCATAAATATGCTTATCATTTACAAAGCTATCTAGTTGATGAAAACAATTTATTAGATTTGAAAAAAATAGATCAAATTAAATTTGATCCTATTATTAATAAAAAAGTTAATAATTATTTTGAGGAGAATAAATATATTGGTACTCAGAAACTCATTGAGTGGCGTAAGTTATTTTTAAATAATAACTTACCCACTATACAACAACAAGCTTATGATGCAAAAATATTATTAGAAAATATTGCCTATCGTCCTGAAATTATTCACTATATTAGTCCTTACTCTAAATATCTATTATCTCAACTATTCGACTATCCAAATGGAATAATAAATATGCGAGAATTAATGATGTTAATTCATAATCATCAATTATTAGAGAATTTAAAAACATCATTAATAGAACTTGCAGGTATTGATGAACGGAGTGAACTCAGTCAATTAAGTTTGCCGCACGCTTTAAAAAAGAGCCAGCAATGGCATAACTATTATCTTAATAATATAATGAGCTTAGCTAATAGAGTTGCTAAAAAATCTCTTCCCATGTTTAACATAGCTATAAATCCTATGCCTCATGCTTTTTATTACCAAATGAATAGTCAATTGGGAAGAAATCTAGCATTATTATATGCTTACAATGAAAATAATATTGAAAATTTAACTCAGTTATTACAATACCATCATAGTTTATTAGAATTTTCTCGAAAACGAGCGTTAACTTATGAAGAGCAACAGTTCTTAGCAAATATTAATTCTGTATTTGATCGTATCGATTATCTTTTTACGCAAAATAAAATTGTGAATGAAAAAAATATTAATCAATTAGTAAAATTATCAATAGGTAAATATCAGTTAGATATAAATAATAATATTTTTACTATTTTAGTGCAGGATAAAAATGATGATTTTTACACTTGCAAAATTTATGATCCGAAAATGGGAGAAATAAGATTAGATTTTATTCGAAAAGATAGTGTATATGAAGATCTTCTATATTTTATGAAAATATATCTTGATGATGAAATTATTATTGGTAATAAAAAATATCATCGTTATGACATGTTGGGTATTAAAAAGGAACAGAACAATACCTATCGTATCAAATTATATGAAATAAAGCATGATGAAATATTTTATGCTAATTTAGCGAGATTAATAGTAAAATTACCGCTAAATCAACAAGAAAGCCAAGTTTCAGTTAAAATTGATGAAATTGTTATTCCACTTGCTATTTTACAGCAGGCTGGCGCATATGTTGATCAGAAAAAAATATCCCTATTCTCAATTAGAAACGTTACTGATTGGCAGAAAAAAATACGTTTTGATGTGGTAGCTTTAAATGATTACCTTAGTTTTTATCAAGACAGTCAAAATAATATTAACTTAATTAAAATTTTAAAAGCGAAAATTAATTCAATCAACAATTATACAGATCTATTCATTAATAGTGATAATTTGAACGATCTTGCTGTAATTATGCAGCGCTTTGCTTATATTGAGCAATATAATAGTCAAAAATTTGCTGATAAAAATTTACAATTAAGTTTGCAGAAAGGCATATCTCATTTGCCTCGCTATGCACTATTAGTTAATAAACTTGCTAATAGCATACCGTTATTCAGTTTGATCCAATTAGTGACCGCAACGCAATCTGTCACTATGCAACTATGTAACGACAATTTGTCTGATAATGAAAGGCAGTTATTAGAGGATAACCTCATAGTAGCCTGGGCTGCCAATATCACTAATTTTAGTGTGCAGGCTTTACAACCAATATTGTTAAAAGCGGCTTATAAAGTAAGTGGTTCATTGAGTAATGCCAGTAGGTTTGCTAATCGAGTTAACGCTGGCCTGACAATTGCCGCAACTGGTTTTGATCTTTACTATGCCTATGAAAATTTTAGCCAGTTAGAAAATGAACATGATTTGGCAATCAGGCAAGATTTGCTGGTTAATGGCATATTATCATTGATCAATGCAGGTGTTAGTGCTTCTACGGCTTTGGCTATTATGGCGGGATCATCAACGGCGGGACCATTAGGGGTGATTGTCGGTACCGGATTAATGTTAGGCGGTATGTTTTATAATGCTTATCGGCTTATTCAACGAGTAGAGGAAAAAATTGCCCTTACTAGCCACGAGAAATTTCAGCTAGCCATTGGTTCAATATTAGGACTGCAACCGAGTTATTCGATCCAAAATAAATTATTACAGCAACAAACTGCGGCTCAGTTAAGACTTTACCGACAACAGAATGAGGCAAATTTTTTTAAGCAAGTATTACAACCAGCTGGGTATAATTTGAGTATTTTCCGTTTGGAAGAAGAAAATATTGCTGAATTACCACTCTATCATTTATTTGATAACCACAATAATCGTTATCTGACTGCAAAAAAATATTATGATTATCAATATGATCTTCAATATTTAAAACATGATTTGGATATTTTGTCATTACCACTTAATTTGTGGAAGCAACAGCATATTGATGAAACACTAGAAAGCATAAAGCGCAAATTTACTAAACAAGAAGTAGAAAAAATTATTGCGCAACATCCTAATCGTTATCAAATAGAACTAACTAAGATAAAAACCTATATACCCGTTTCTTATCAGCCATCAGACGAAATAATATTATTTAGTAACAAATATAATCATGTTATTAAACTGATGTCTAATCAACCTTATTTTGATCGAAAATTACCTAGTGTCGAGACAGTAAACGCTATTTATTCATTACAAAATAATAATCAAATACAATATTCTAATGAAAGTTTGCAAAAATTTTTATCAAAAGATAATTTAATAAATTTTATAACCGGTATTAACTTTAATTTAGCCAATGGTGATGATGCCATTGTTGGTTCTCAGGTAGTTAAAAATCAGTTTATTTGTGGTAGTGGGAAAAAAATTTTTATTGGTGGTGAGTTTGACGATGTTTTTATTCTATTATTTGACAAAATAACAGGGGATGAAAATAAGTATTTCGATGGCAATAGTGGGAATGATACATTATCGGTCGAACTCTTACCTTATTATCAATTAGTCACAACTGATAGTTCCACCCAGCCAGCCAATAATCTAACAAAAGTAACAGGAACGTTTATTAATTTACCACAAGGTGAATTGAAGTATTTAACTGAAAACTATATTGATAATTTTGCCAATGTAGCAGCATTAATAAGAAAAAATTACTCAACGGAAGTTTTAGTAGATTTTATTAATATAGAGAATGTTATAGGTAGTAAACATAGCCAGGATTTAATTTTAGGTAATGAAAAGGATAATATCTTAAATGGGCGGGGAGGTATTGATATTATTTATGGGCAGGCAGGTAATGATACGTTGATATTAAATAATGGTTATGCAAATGGTGGCGAAGGAGCAGATACATATATTATCGAGCGTTATAACTGGTTGGATTATAGAGAAGAACTTCCTTGAAATGAACAAAGCTATTATTGGGATATTGATAATGAAAGATGGCAAAATTTAGATAACAATAAAATTGACTTAAAATTGGGTTATGATTTAAATGCCCATATTGTGATTGATGAAGTTGAGAAAGAGAATAGGAGTGTTATTGTTTTTAATTATAAATTAGATGAAATTATAGAGATTAAATTAGTGGATACCGATATTTATCTACAAATTTTATCAGATAAAGGGTTAATTAATGGTGAAATTAAGCCCGGTATAATCGATATAAGGTTAAAAAATGCCTATATAAGTTTAGGGAATGATGAATTTGCACTTAATCATGAATATCTATTACAAACTATGGATGGTTTTTTATTAACTTTGTGTTTACCTCAAAAGCTAACAAAACAACATATGCCAGAAAAAATATTTGAAATAATCTATTTTGATAAACTAGATAAACTTAATGCGGGCAATAATATTAGCGAAATTGAGATTAATTTAACGCAAAATAGTATAAAAAATGATCATAAAAAATATTTATTACCAGCTACAATTAAGCCTGTAACGACAATTAATAATGCGCAACATACTATTTTTCATGGTTATAAATATAACAATCATTTTACTTCAATCAAAAAAAATAATTATATCTATTTTTCACATGGTATTGATATTTATTTGCTTGATGATTTGGTTAGCACAGATAAAATAAACGATAGTATTACCTTTGATTTTAAAGAAATTAATGCTTCATTTACTAATGAAGATATTTTTATTATTGTAGTAAAAGAGTATAGTGGTTATGATTTTATTTTTGAAGACAATTGTTTATCTTATCAAGCTTCATCTCAATTAGCACAAATTAAATTTGTTAATAATTTAGGTGATTTTTATGGCAAAATATACCTTTTAGATAAAAATAATCAATATTTTTTTATTAATTATTAAAACAATAAATATCAAATTACGCCTTGTACTATAGTACAGGCACCGTCAGAATTCGATGACAATATTTTTTATCCTAAAGGTTATTCTCAAATTGAAAAAGTTAACTTATCATCAGGTAATGATATATTAACCGATATGAGTGAAACGGGAAAAATTATTATAGTAGGTGACGGTAATGATATTATTACCGCTAAAAACGGTGATAATATGGTTGTTGATGGCAATGG is a genomic window of Arsenophonus apicola containing:
- a CDS encoding C80 family cysteine peptidase, producing the protein MMAIVIEKNSKTGKLIYAFFDPNNGVIQIEDKDIFIDFLNYIVKIRRDSYNFIGFHDGTIDVFISEMEYNEQITEQAILPKLDENLINITTNKIFCENQNRFILDLKTKINFKKFNDNTRTTLIEFISEKHKPKRINILMDSLSVDEILKFFTSQHKNILALSDNNLHVRITNENYKIRKIINGSDIIDRLPNRRELLEFYLSDPIAILSREQFPVELFELHNNEDLGDIAPMKLDNWWDPRVNPELIPQQNKMELVKPQLAQANNLYNVIIQLEGEEIINKAAANLIGKHPNNTILIQYDLENNQYRLVYGDIDKLLTSNSRWLLIGHGRFDEQKKQRVFANQSAYTIVDKLKKLKETLLVNNEPEKIILLGCKLDQNNLLDNFALNISQEFWHKDFKSTIVAYTKDLAIHYNGRKVVYLDESTDSKQPAKYYKNQYQKDNNSGEIIINGEALILYLLRQIHAGDVSLSSIINNYDNYLSQYFHYFDGKLNLDLLKIIAYDNEAFKIFTDYFANQNRINNNYDIGLLIDKLNGENISNVPLWAKVNAENIKGKSAEILNKNSSQIIFRFSGDKKFRLQAELLAKDNPENTFIFQIDKNSNTAILEYGDLNKLNNTGIKKWLLLGNIVTYEEQSLFEGMTSAKLVDTLSEVKLYLSLNIPAEVCFFSQQALGQLANPYDPTGIANETAINLAKRAINSTVSTYQQENYQLPWFSSEYINEQYVLAADHKKLYRFNYNNEIKQLYINNIPIEQSLLMDIVTEKIDLNNQSHKYAYHLQSYLVDENNLLDLKKIDQIKFDPIINKKVNNYFEENKYIGTQKLIEWRKLFLNNNLPTIQQQAYDAKILLENIAYRPEIIHYISPYSKYLLSQLFDYPNGIINMRELMMLIHNHQLLENLKTSLIELAGIDERSELSQLSLPHALKKSQQWHNYYLNNIMSLANRVAKKSLPMFNIAINPMPHAFYYQMNSQLGRNLALLYAYNENNIENLTQLLQYHHSLLEFSRKRALTYEEQQFLANINSVFDRIDYLFTQNKIVNEKNINQLVKLSIGKYQLDINNNIFTILVQDKNDDFYTCKIYDPKMGEIRLDFIRKDSVYEDLLYFMKIYLDDEIIIGNKKYHRYDMLGIKKEQNNTYRIKLYEIKHDEIFYANLARLIVKLPLNQQESQVSVKIDEIVIPLAILQQAGAYVDQKKISLFSIRNVTDWQKKIRFDVVALNDYLSFYQDSQNNINLIKILKAKINSINNYTDLFINSDNLNDLAVIMQRFAYIEQYNSQKFADKNLQLSLQKGISHLPRYALLVNKLANSIPLFSLIQLVTATQSVTMQLCNDNLSDNERQLLEDNLIVAWAANITNFSVQALQPILLKAAYKVSGSLSNASRFANRVNAGLTIAATGFDLYYAYENFSQLENEHDLAIRQDLLVNGILSLINAGVSASTALAIMAGSSTAGPLGVIVGTGLMLGGMFYNAYRLIQRVEEKIALTSHEKFQLAIGSILGLQPSYSIQNKLLQQQTAAQLRLYRQQNEANFFKQVLQPAGYNLSIFRLEEENIAELPLYHLFDNHNNRYLTAKKYYDYQYDLQYLKHDLDILSLPLNLWKQQHIDETLESIKRKFTKQEVEKIIAQHPNRYQIELTKIKTYIPVSYQPSDEIILFSNKYNHVIKLMSNQPYFDRKLPSVETVNAIYSLQNNNQIQYSNESLQKFLSKDNLINFITGINFNLANGDDAIVGSQVVKNQFICGSGKKIFIGGEFDDVFILLFDKITGDENKYFDGNSGNDTLSVELLPYYQLVTTDSSTQPANNLTKVTGTFINLPQGELKYLTENYIDNFANVAALIRKNYSTEVLVDFINIENVIGSKHSQDLILGNEKDNILNGRGGIDIIYGQAGNDTLILNNGYANGGEGADTYIIERYNWLDYREELP